The proteins below are encoded in one region of Lactuca sativa cultivar Salinas chromosome 3, Lsat_Salinas_v11, whole genome shotgun sequence:
- the LOC111892153 gene encoding ubiquitin-conjugating enzyme E2 2, with protein MSTPARKRLMRDFKRLQQDPPAGISGAPYDNNIMLWNAVIFGPDDTPWDGGTFKLTLQFSEDYPNKPPTVRFISRMFHPNIYADGSICLDILQNQWSPIYDVAAILTSIQSLLCDPNPNSPANSEAARLFSENKREYNRKVREIVEQSWTAD; from the exons ATGTCGACGCCGGCGAGGAAGAGGTTAATGAGGGATTTCAAGAGGTTGCAGCAGGATCCTCCGGCTGGAATCAGTGGTGCGCCATATGATAACAATATTATGCTTTGGAATGCCGTCATATTTGG CCCTGATGATACTCCTTGGGATGGAG GTACATTCAAGTTGACACTGCAGTTTTCAGAAGATTATCCAAATAAGCCACCAACAGTTCGATTTATTTCCCGAATGTTTCACCCAAACA TTTATGCAGATGGGAGCATATGTTTGGACATTCTTCAAAATCAATGGAGTCCAATCTACGATGTTGCTGCCATTCTTACATCAATTCAG TCATTACTGTGCGATCCAAATCCAAACTCCCCAGCAAACTCTGAAGCAGCACGGTTGTTTAGTGAGAATAAGCGCGAGTACAACAGAAAAGTGCGTGAAATTGTTGAACAAAGCTGGACAGCCGACTAA
- the LOC111892227 gene encoding protein IQ-DOMAIN 24 has protein sequence MVISSSVPLVTHPSEEHTELEKTSSVNLMNGTSEVARSTIGLNTENEDESIILEQAASKAQAAVRGYLARRTFLSLTGIILLQAQIRSHLARKQFQPQVCAPNLEGNLVISTKTKESKQSLRKISISMAVASEQGPPQPQPASKPNSEPEPELPMNVESNWKENLKTSGATKQSKTSDLNYTTFLDTCVGFDLNDDEIKENPKKKASSVGLTGYNTYLEKMAEEVHVFNSNFNVYMEYKKDKLRKKEKTLEEKQRTEDLKKYRMS, from the exons ATGGTGATTTCAAGCTCAGTCCCTCTTGTTACACATCCCAGTGAAGAGCATACAGAGTTAGAGAAGACTTCAAGTGTGAATCTAATGAATGGTACAAGTGAAGTTGCAAGAAGTACCATTGGGCTAAATACTGAAAATGAAGATGAGTCAATCATACTAGAGCAAGCTGCTAGCAAAGCACAGGCAGCTGTCAGGGGCTATTTG GCTCGTAGGACATTTTTGTCCCTCACAGGCATCATACTTCTACAAGCTCAAATTCGCAGTCATTTGGCTAGGAAACAATTTCAACCCCAAGTCTGCGCACCAAATCTCGAGGGCAATTTAGTCATTTCCACCAAAACTAAAGAATCTAAACAAAGTCTACGAAAAATTTCTATATCAATGGCTGTAGCATCTGAACAGGGTCCACCTCAGCCCCAACCCGCCTCCAAACCTAACTCCGAGCCTGAGCCTGAACTGCCTATGAATGTTGAGTCAAATTGGAAAGAAAATTTAAAAACAAGTGGTGCtacaaaacaatcaaaaacatccGACTTAAACTATACAACTTTTTTGGATACTTGTGTTGGATTTGACCTCAACGATGATGAAATTAAAGAAAATCCCAAAAAGAAAGCTTCTTCAGTTGGTTTAACGGGATACAACACCTATTTAGAAAAAATGGCGGAGGAGGTTCATGTTTTTAATTCGAATTTTAATGTGTATATGGAGTACAAAAAAGACAAATTACGTAAAAAGGAAAAAACACTTGAAGAAAAGCAACGGACAGAAGATTTAAAAAAGTATAGGATGTCTTAG